The nucleotide sequence CTTTATTCTCACTTGTTACAAGAATAATACCAAATCGACCATTCAAGCAATCCCTCTCGTAAAGCACAAGTAGCAAGAATCTTTTCACCAGTTATAAAAACCTTCTTCCATCATCATCATTTCCAATGGACAAAATCCTTTTTGATATTGTGCTGATTAGGACTTGGGAGCTTTGATTTCAGtttcaattttgaaatttgCTTTTGGAATTTCATGGTTATTGAGCCTCCAACTCATTTTCTTGCTTACTGTTATATACCAAAGGAAAGATTGTTCAAAAGAACCTGATTTAAATTTTTGGGTGAAATCATTCTTGGTCATGTTTTACTTACCCCGGCCAAACTCCGGATTACTAAGGTCCTCATTCCCCAAGAAATTGGAAggttaaaccaaaaaaataaaaagaaaaaaaaatggtttaggCCTATAAGAATTCTATTATAAAAACTGAATCTAAtcgaaaaaataatattagaatTATATCACAAAACAATATTCCACCAATACTTTTTGAGATGAATGAACAGAAAGTAATCTCCAACTCTACTATGTATATAgttgagaattgattttgtctgACCACAGAAGCTAGTAGTTAAAGCTTCAGGTTAACGGGCATACAAGTCCAAAATCAATTCATCTTTGTGAAAAGCCAAACATCATTCTTTACCATCAAATCACATTACAAGATCCTAAACACACGTATGAGGGATCTGAACATGGAACCAAACATAGCATTAGTATTGCAAACACAATATATGGATCTGTATGTAATTCTCCAAGAGGAAAGTTAGCTCAAGGAAGTGATAAAGCTTTCTGTCAACCTTCCCATATGTTGTTTGAGAGTAGCTTGGTTCTCcataaacaaaaaggaaaatcaTTCCTGATCACTGTCAGTTCTATGCTTCTCTACAGTCTTCTCAGGAAGCCTTTTTAGGGTAAACAATTTCCTATAAGAGTACTCACTCTGACTTCACTAAGGTGACTCCATTGTGTTTGGGGCACTGAAGTATTTGCTCTTAAGTTTATCACCGGCCTGGAACAGCATTAAACTGTTCAGCTACACCATTAGGCAGCAACAAAGTCGTTCTTCCACGATTGTGATCATTTCTCCCTCACCTATCAGATTGAGTCACACTCAATTCCAGCAAGGTGCTTCAATGCATGTTGAGGCAAACAGATTTCTTTCTTGTGCTTGTATAAATGTATTTGTGTTGACCATTTTGGgcttttcaattttgattgtaCGCTTTTTTTAAGGTGCTTATCTGAGGCAGCTCCATATGTGTAACATGGAACTAGAGAACTTTCAGCTAAGTATAACTTCCCTTCTTTCTTTCTGATCCAAACCTTTAGCTCACCGTAGAACTGAGCCGGTCAATTTGGTGCCGACCAGGCCTAAATCAAGTCAtagacccaaaaaaaataatcaatatcttCAAATAGTTTCTTGAATAAGAATAACCTTGACAGATAGAAGCCGTGAACACATAATGTATCTTAATTTTGAGGAgtcatcaaaattaattaacaggataaaaaatttatacacTGTAGGTCAGTTAATGGCATCCCACAAACATAGTTAAAAACACACACAACTTATGAAAGGAAATACAATAGCACTGGTTCATGTATTATTCGGATGGAACTCAGTGTTTTTGACCTctagagaaaaaagaaaaaaggtcaAAACTTTGCTCTGATTGGAAATATGTTCAGAGATAGACTTAGACATAGATTCACCTGCACAAGCAGCAATTGGGATCTGTTGGTCATTGGCTATTGCATCCAAATTTGAGCTCTGATCCATGCCAACTAACAGTATTGGTTTCATGATCACTCCTGCTGATCGGGAAAGAAACATATACTGAAGTTTGTAGAAGTAGAGATAgaaactatgaagcacggacacacCTCGGATCAGGCGTgtctcggtgtcggacacgtgtcgtgtccgacaccgacacttgtaattacactaaattatatgattttttcaaattattagctgtgtcggcgtgtcagtgtccgtgtccgtatccgtgcttcatataGAAATCTCTACAGAGAAATAATTTTAAGACTAGGAAGGAGggcaaacaatgaaaaaaaaaatgccctTCTATTGAAGAAAAATAGCAAAGATCCCTTTTCCACTGCTTGCTTATATGAAGAAGATATCAGTCTCGGGGTAAGAGACTGTTCAAGAACAGATAAGAAATCTATAATGAAAGCAGAAAGGAAAATGTACAGACATTGCTATAACTTTGAGAGGCTTGCTTTCTACTTCCCAAACCTCACCCAAAATTCAATTACCTTTCCCCTTTGGCCCTCTCCCCACCTCTTTTATCCCATTCCCACTAACCAAAACAATTTTCTACCACATGGGTAGATTGTCAAAATTGCATATTTACCATTACCTATCCGCAGTCGTACAAATTTCACACAAGTTTTTAATCCCATGTACACCTAGGATTACAATCTGATGGATCAAAGTATAATCACTGGGGAAATTCATAAAATCAGTGGAGATCGGTGATTTCGGCCTAGTAATGGTGGACTAAAGTAGAATCACAGAGGGCATAAAATCAGTGGGATCGATATTGCAACCTAGTATTATTCTGGGCCCCACAATCAATTTTGCACTCAAAGCTCACTTGTTTCACAGTTcatcaaaataacaaatcaaGAGTTTAAAATGGCCAGACTGTCGGCGTAAAATAGTTATACACTAGCATCCAATGAGGCCACCATTTTTCCATGACACACTGTCAGTTTAAAAATAACCATACAAAGTTGGGGTGATGTGGCACTGGCAAAGTAGTGGATTGTCAGTGTAACTGTTTTACTATTCCAGACCTCTCTTCCATGAAGAAAAGCCTCAGACAGACTTGACAAGCAACAAAACTTGTCCATGATATACCAAGCAGGAAAGCAAAGTTTTAAATTGTAGTCGCAGTCCCAGATGCAATTATGTCATGTTCGTTGAAACTGCAGACAAATGTGGCAGATCTAGCCGCAACTGCAGTTGCAAAGACTCGAAACACCTTGGCACCATGACCGCAAAATTACAGTTGCACACTAGTATTGTCAATGGCAGCTTGTGAATTATGGCAGTCATCCATAAACTCaccatataaatataaatggcGGATATGATAGGCATTGCAGCCTACGACGATTGGCATATGAATATGCCACGGAAGTAATTTGACAACACGGTTGCATAAAACCTTGCTTGAAAggacaataaaaataaatggcaaTAGCAGCTTGTATCAGGTATATGATCTCACAAAAATCACTAGGCTACATTTCCATAATCAACAAGGGTGTATATACACTTTTACTGGACACAGATGCTATCAAGCTGTTAGTTCACAAATATTACAATAACCAAAGACCTCTATCTTTAAAAATATGTACGCCACCAAATAGAGTTTTACCAGCAAAAAAGGAATCAAATTTAACAGCTCTAAAATATAGTCACTACTATGAATTCTACATGTCAGTCACAAAATCCTCACCAGAACATCGGAAAGCCCGTAACTTCAGCCTCAGAACCTACAAAAGAGTGAGTTCTTGTCGATTCTCCATAGACTGTCTAAGAATATACTCAGCCCTCCTTTTCTTATCATCTCTTTCATCTTCTCTACCAACCAAAAATATAGTGTGCAAAGCATCCCTCTTCTTATTTCTATCATCCAAAGACTCTCCAATAAACTTCTTCCCAGATTTGAACTTGAAATGCACAGTAGGTCTTGCAGTAGCAGCGGGAATAACAGTCTTTTCTCCGtcaatctcatcatcatcatcacataaAACACCACCACCCCCTAGCTTCTCAATTGCAGGTGCGAATGCCTCCAACACCGAAACTCGGTCTCCATCAACAATCGGTAGCTTCACCGGCAAAACAGCTGGAGCAACATCTTCATCAGGATCACTTCCTGTAGTTGTTGTTTCAGTGGATTCGTTTCGATTCCGGTTACCATTACAAAGCAACAAGCGCTTCTGCAAATTCAACAACGATCTCTCAGCCTTTCTACGCTGTCTAGCTTGTTCAACCTTATCCTCACGCGGATCAGAAACTCTTTCATCCCAAACCGGCGTATGAATGTAAGTATGAGGATCAGGTAAAGCCGGCAACCACGCCGGAATATGCTTCCCCGGTGGAGTTTCACCCATTTGTATGAAACTCGGAATAATTTTCCGTTCACGAATCACCGGAAAATTAGGAATGGGTTGAGCAAACGGAGTTTCAGGCATAGATTCAGCGTAATTCATAATTTCCTTCATACCGTTCGAAAACCCTAGAGGCGCTTGTAAATCTTCCCAAGCTCGTAACAAATCGAATACGGTGCATTGTGATCTTCCGGCGAGGTTGGAGTAGAATTTCGCAGTTTTGCTGAAATCGATTAAGTAACGGATTACGATATCGGAGAAGGATTCGAGAGCTGAATCTTTGACGGCGTGGAAACCGGTGGCTTCACATAGCTGCGCCACCGCGATTTTTGCAGTTGATCGGCCGAATTCGTCGGTGGCTGAAGGTCTTGCTCTGGTGATTGTGTTGGTTGAAGATGGAATTAGGGTTTCCGAATTGGTTTTGGATTTTTCGTTCAGTGccattgaagaaaagaaagaagaaaatgaatccAAGTTTGAGAGCGAGAGTATTTGAGACGTTGTGGCACGGTGTATTtattaggtttaattgcacttttggtcctttattttttaaaaagttgcaattttgacctctaactaattaaaatataaaacagtCCCTTATGTATTGGatatttggcagttttggcctccaaagtcaattttgactcggtcaacgcacacgtgtatttttttttttttttttaattaaaataattttttattttttaattatttaaaaaagtttattttttaattaaaaaataaaaaaatctttttttattttttaaaaaatatttatttattttaaattgccaCATCAGCGAAGACCAAGTCAAAagtcaaagatccaatacatagtgggttgttttgtattttaattagttagggccaaaattgcaacttttgaaaagataggggaccaaaagtgcaattaagcctatttattatataaactataaaataaaattgagagatcctttttatttacttaccaaaaaatagtttttccataattttttttttttgaaagagtaaacatattttttttaaggaattttttcaataaattttaataatcccctaaaaa is from Medicago truncatula cultivar Jemalong A17 chromosome 1, MtrunA17r5.0-ANR, whole genome shotgun sequence and encodes:
- the LOC25485118 gene encoding transcription initiation factor TFIID subunit 8 yields the protein MALNEKSKTNSETLIPSSTNTITRARPSATDEFGRSTAKIAVAQLCEATGFHAVKDSALESFSDIVIRYLIDFSKTAKFYSNLAGRSQCTVFDLLRAWEDLQAPLGFSNGMKEIMNYAESMPETPFAQPIPNFPVIRERKIIPSFIQMGETPPGKHIPAWLPALPDPHTYIHTPVWDERVSDPREDKVEQARQRRKAERSLLNLQKRLLLCNGNRNRNESTETTTTGSDPDEDVAPAVLPVKLPIVDGDRVSVLEAFAPAIEKLGGGGVLCDDDDEIDGEKTVIPAATARPTVHFKFKSGKKFIGESLDDRNKKRDALHTIFLVGREDERDDKKRRAEYILRQSMENRQELTLL